From a single Brassica rapa cultivar Chiifu-401-42 chromosome A01, CAAS_Brap_v3.01, whole genome shotgun sequence genomic region:
- the LOC103847666 gene encoding ABC transporter A family member 12 isoform X1 has protein sequence MLIQKRLASFGTQANALLRKNLTYQRKHIWTNVRLILVPLFLCLIIQAIQHVLDALMKGVSDMTGDCKSNAELFGGICPIPNPPMLPAMLQIPQHELRSVKIDFLPYKDLPDKSCRGTMGGSCPVTILMTGDKQPLGKAISANIFATSFAVNSSDLLPTLANNILGSPIAADKDNYADPGLAPGLPIYSIQPLCSANSTWPLSLEKIQTEVKCVQGLCLWRNNSAYFNNELFKGSYRGNPAGITNEIAAAYDLMSTDKKNFNVTIWYNSTYKDEFSTGPVKLVRVP, from the exons ATGCTGATACAGAAGCG TCTGGCAAGTTTTGGGACGCAGGCAAATGCGTTACTCAGGAAAAACTTAACGTACCAG AGGAAACACATATGGACAAATGTAAGGCTCATCTTAGTTCCACTCTTCCTCTGCTTAATTATCCAAGCGATTCAACACGTGCTCGATGCGCTGATGAAGGGAGTCTCTGATATGACTGGTGATTGTAAGAGTAACGCTGAATTATTTGGCGGTATTTGTCCCATCCCAAACCCTCCAATGTTGCCTGCCATGTTGCAGATTCCACAACATGAACTCCGTTCTGTTAAAATCGATTTTCTTCCCTACAAAGACCTTCCTGACAAGTCATGTAGAGGAACAATGGGAGGATCTTGTCCTGTAACTATACTTATGACTGGTGACAAACAGCCCCTTGGTAAAG CTATATCCGCGAATATATTTGCTACATCTTTTGCGGTTAATTCCTCCGACCTCTTGCCTACTTTAGCTAATAATATCTTG ggtTCACCAATAGCAGCAGATAAAGACAATTACGCAGATCCAGGTCTTGCCCCAGGTCTCCCTATCTACAGTATCCAACCTCTGTGCAGTGCAAACTCTACATGGCCACTCTCTCTCGAAAAAATTCAGACAG AGGTGAAGTGTGTTCAAGGGTTGTGTCTCTGGAGAAATAACTCTGCATATTTCAATAATGAGCTTTTCAAGGGTAGTTATAGGGGAAACCCTGCTGGGATTACAAATGAGATCGCTGCAG CATATGATCTCATGAGTACGGATAAGAAAAACTTCAATGTGACCATCTGGTATAACTCTACCTACAAGGACGAGTTTTCAACTGGGCCTGTTAAGCTGGTCCGAGTTCCCTGA
- the LOC103847669 gene encoding uncharacterized protein At4g02000-like: MADSLHRAIGAMSLEEEEPLDLGDDPSFRVFGENEMSLIGRLLNPECQSMARMIDYMPTAWRVVGRIRGIALSRDRFQFIFQREEDLQTVLKDRPWSYNHWTLALERWTEHPDEDFLKSMMLWVRIRNIPVNFFMTKTMFKLASEVGLVEEIAYDPEISHTKEYIRAFIKFNVENPLKASRKLTIPGEVVTIEYEYEKVHKRCFHCQRMTHEKIRCPLLRRGANKGHQSDPKRVGGLSNQLSQAATSSDKLEKWEGPPGFPPMFPELSKQDQKMAMLYISHADETERMARIERVKQGIVESQENSSAMITKITRDLDKGKGHVYSFLEPAEKRHQATPVRLGSSTTHYETLESDAESGS, translated from the coding sequence ATGGCTGATTCACTGCATAGGGCAATCGGTGCGATGTCTTTGGAGGAGGAGGAACCTCTGGACCTTGGTGATGACCCAAGCTTCAGGGTGTTTGGTGAAAACGAGATGAGTCTGATTGGGCGTCTCTTGAATCCCGAGTGCCAGTCGATGGCTAGGATGATAGACTACATGCCCACTGCGTGGAGAGTGGTGGGGAGAATTCGGGGTATTGCGCTGTCAAGGGACCGGTTCCAGTTCATTTTCCAGAGGGAGGAGGACTTGCAAACAGTGCTAAAGGATCGACCTTGGTCCTACAATCATTGGACCTTGGCTTTGGAGAGATGGACAGAACATCCTGATGAGGACTTTCTAAAGTCAATGATGTTATGGGTTCGTATCCGGAACATCCCTGTCAATTTCTTTATGACAAAGACGATGTTCAAGCTTGCTTCTGAAGTGGGATTGGTGGAAGAGATCGCTTATGATCCTGAGATCTCCCATACGAAAGAGTATATCAGGGCCTTCATCAAATTCAATGTGGAAAATCCTTTGAAAGCATCACGGAAACTGACCATTCCTGGTGAAGTAGTAACAATTGAGTATGAGTATGAAAAGGTCCATAAGAGATGCTTCCACTGTCAGCGCATGACACATGAGAAAATCCGATGCCCACTGCTTAGAAGAGGTGCAAACAAGGGGCATCAGTCGGATCCCAAGCGAGTGGGGGGCCTTAGCAATCAACTGTCCCAGGCTGCTACATCTAGTGATAAGTTGGAAAAGTGGGAGGGCCCTCCAGGTTTTCCTCCAATGTTCCCGGAGCTCTCAAAGCAAGATCAGAAGATGGCAATGCTATACATCTCTCACGCTGATGAGACGGAGAGGATGGCGAGAATAGAAAGGGTGAAACAGGGCATTGTGGAGAGTCAAGAAAATTCTTCAGCTATGATCACGAAGATTACGCGAGACCTCGATAAGGGGAAAGGTCATGTTTACTCTTTTCTGGAACCTGCAGAGAAACGCCACCAAGCAACACCTGTGCGCCTTGGAAGTTCAACAACTCATTATGAGACGTTGGAAAGTGACGCAGAATCGGGCTCATAA
- the LOC103847668 gene encoding uncharacterized protein LOC103847668, with amino-acid sequence MTMEQLLGSLQAYEEKKKKKEDIVEQVLKMRIDYREESGQSNPRCGGGHFRGRGRGVNGRGWRPYEENFNQRGENSSRGRGRGNPKSRYDKSSIKCYSCGKFGHYASEGKTPNNNRVEEKFNYVEERKKEEDMLLMAYKKDEPNEVHKWYLDSGASNHMCGNKSIFVELDESVKTNVALGDESKMEVTGKGNILIRLKNGDHQFISNVYYIPSMKTNILSLGQPLEKGYDIRLKK; translated from the coding sequence ATGACGATGGAGCAACTTCTTGGATCACTACAAGcttatgaagaaaagaagaagaagaaagaagatattGTGGAGCAAGTTCTCAAGATGAGAATTGATTACAGGGAAGAAAGTGGCCAAAGCAATCCAAGATGTGGTGGCGGTCATTTCCGAGGACGAGGTCGTGGTGTAAATGGACGAGGTTGGAGACCATATGAAGAAAACTTCAACCAAAGAGGAGAGAACTCATCAAGAGGTCGTGGAAGAGGAAATCCAAAATCAAGGTATGATAAATCAAGCATCAAATGCTATAGTTGCGGGAAGTTTGGACATTATGCTTCTGAAGGCAAAACTCCAAACAACAATAGAGTTGAAGAGAAATTCAACTATGTTgaagaaaggaaaaaagaagaagatatgcTATTGATGGCTTACAAGAAGGATGAACCAAATGAGGTTCACAAGTGGTACCTTGATAGTGGTGCAAGCAACCACATGTGTGGGAATAAAAGCATTTTCGTGGAGCTCGATGAATCGGTGAAAACCAATGTGGCTTTGGGAGATGAATCGAAGATGGAGGTGACAGGTAAAGGAAATATTCTCATCCGCTTAAAGAATGGAGATCATCAATTCATTTCCAACGTTTACTACATTCCAAGCATGAAGACCAACATCTTGAGCCTAGGACAACCCTTAGAGAAAGGTTATGACATTCGACTAAAAAAGTAA
- the LOC103847634 gene encoding ABC transporter A family member 11 isoform X2 produces the protein MKASEASSSAYKNVTDPMLLFSLPILPCEDKFFVKLPCYDFVWSGNNRRRVTDIVSAIMANNPGRPIPTNKVQSFKAPEEVDAWFMSHALQVPGALHFVERNAKIISYGVQTNSSSEKKRGRVEDPTFKFLVPLQIAAEREIARSLMGDPKFGWDFGFKEFARPAIIAEVISALKIVSATGFPYSNAYPTSRRVIWSLLPPNTFSVGLKLLLDATSTPASSGISWSERAVCEGGMSTCVLSIVCGRTFIKHVSLINQGTFAKTNPNIQVKPKSVPHFQSNAKPT, from the exons ATGAAGGCGAGCGAAGCATCCTCAAGTGCCTACAAGAACGTCACGGATCCCATGCTTCTGTTTTCGCTGCCTATTCTTCCTTGTGAGGATAAGTTCTTCGTGAAGCTTCCTTGCTACGACTTTGTATGGAGTGGTAACAATAGGCGTCGTGTGACTGACATCGTCTCTGCAATCATGGCTAACAATCCGGGGAGACCAATTCCGACCaacaag gttcaaTCGTTCAAAGCGCCTGAGGAGGTCGATGCATGGTTTATGTCACATGCTTTGCAAGTCCCAGGAGCTTTGCATTTTGTGGAAAGGAATGCTAAAATAATCAGCTATGGAGTTCAGACAAATTCCTCATCGGAGAAAAAACGTGGTCGTGTTGAAGATCCAACCTTTAAGTTCCTTGTTCCTCTTCAAATAGCTGCAGAGCGTGAGATTGCAAGGTCTTTAATGGGAG ATCCAAAGTTTGGTTGGGATTTTGGATTTAAAGAATTTGCACGCCCAGCTATTATAGCTGAAGTTATCTCTGCACTCAAA ATTGTATCAGCTACTGGATTCCCTTACTCTAACGCTTATCCTACTTCTCGCCGCGTGATTTGGTCACTCCTCCCACCCAACACTTTTTCTGTGGGCCTTAAGCTTCTTCTTGATGCAACTTCAACTCCTGCAAGTTCTGGAATTAGCTGGAGTGAAAGAGCTGTATGCGAAGGGGGCATGTCAACTTGTGTACTTTCAATTGTATGTGGACGGACATTCATAAAACATGTTTCATTAATTAATCAAGGcacatttgctaaaaccaacccaaatattcaagtcaaacctaaaagtgtaccccactttcagtcaaatgcaaaaccaacctaa
- the LOC103847634 gene encoding ABC transporter A family member 11 isoform X1 yields MKASEASSSAYKNVTDPMLLFSLPILPCEDKFFVKLPCYDFVWSGNNRRRVTDIVSAIMANNPGRPIPTNKVQSFKAPEEVDAWFMSHALQVPGALHFVERNAKIISYGVQTNSSSEKKRGRVEDPTFKFLVPLQIAAEREIARSLMGDPKFGWDFGFKEFARPAIIAEVISALKVMGPIFFLAFSMFGFVLQLGSLVTEKELKLRQAMTIMGVFDTAYWLSWLTWEGLLTFVSSRFLVLFGMMFQFDFFLKNSFVVVFLLFLLFQFTMISLAFVLSSFISKSSSATTVGFLVFLIGFITQIVSATGFPYSNAYPTSRRVIWSLLPPNTFSVGLKLLLDATSTPASSGISWSERAVCEGGMSTCVLSIVCGRTFIKHVSLINQGTFAKTNPNIQVKPKSVPHFQSNAKPT; encoded by the exons ATGAAGGCGAGCGAAGCATCCTCAAGTGCCTACAAGAACGTCACGGATCCCATGCTTCTGTTTTCGCTGCCTATTCTTCCTTGTGAGGATAAGTTCTTCGTGAAGCTTCCTTGCTACGACTTTGTATGGAGTGGTAACAATAGGCGTCGTGTGACTGACATCGTCTCTGCAATCATGGCTAACAATCCGGGGAGACCAATTCCGACCaacaag gttcaaTCGTTCAAAGCGCCTGAGGAGGTCGATGCATGGTTTATGTCACATGCTTTGCAAGTCCCAGGAGCTTTGCATTTTGTGGAAAGGAATGCTAAAATAATCAGCTATGGAGTTCAGACAAATTCCTCATCGGAGAAAAAACGTGGTCGTGTTGAAGATCCAACCTTTAAGTTCCTTGTTCCTCTTCAAATAGCTGCAGAGCGTGAGATTGCAAGGTCTTTAATGGGAG ATCCAAAGTTTGGTTGGGATTTTGGATTTAAAGAATTTGCACGCCCAGCTATTATAGCTGAAGTTATCTCTGCACTCAAAGTAATGGGACCAATCTTTTTTCTTGCCTTCTCCATGTTTGGTTTTGTTCTCCAGCTCGGTTCTCTTGTTACCGAGAAAGAGCTAAAACTTCGTCAGGCAATGACAATAATGGGAGTTTTTGATACAGCTTATTGGTTATCATGGCTCACATGGGAAGGACTCCTTACGTTTGTCTCCTCACGCTTCTTAGTCCTCTTTGGAATGATGTTccaattcgatttttttttgaaaaacagtTTCGTCGTTGTCTTCTTACTTTTCTTGCTTTTTCAGTTTACTATG ATTAGCCTAGCGTTCGTGCTATCATCTTTCATTAGCAAATCATCTTCAGCTACAACTGTTGGTTTCCTTGTGTTTCTCATTGGCTTTATCACACAG ATTGTATCAGCTACTGGATTCCCTTACTCTAACGCTTATCCTACTTCTCGCCGCGTGATTTGGTCACTCCTCCCACCCAACACTTTTTCTGTGGGCCTTAAGCTTCTTCTTGATGCAACTTCAACTCCTGCAAGTTCTGGAATTAGCTGGAGTGAAAGAGCTGTATGCGAAGGGGGCATGTCAACTTGTGTACTTTCAATTGTATGTGGACGGACATTCATAAAACATGTTTCATTAATTAATCAAGGcacatttgctaaaaccaacccaaatattcaagtcaaacctaaaagtgtaccccactttcagtcaaatgcaaaaccaacctaa
- the LOC103847666 gene encoding ABC transporter A family member 12 isoform X3: MKGVSDMTGDCKSNAELFGGICPIPNPPMLPAMLQIPQHELRSVKIDFLPYKDLPDKSCRGTMGGSCPVTILMTGDKQPLGKAISANIFATSFAVNSSDLLPTLANNILGSPIAADKDNYADPGLAPGLPIYSIQPLCSANSTWPLSLEKIQTEVKCVQGLCLWRNNSAYFNNELFKGSYRGNPAGITNEIAAAYDLMSTDKKNFNVTIWYNSTYKDEFSTGPVKLVRVP, translated from the exons ATGAAGGGAGTCTCTGATATGACTGGTGATTGTAAGAGTAACGCTGAATTATTTGGCGGTATTTGTCCCATCCCAAACCCTCCAATGTTGCCTGCCATGTTGCAGATTCCACAACATGAACTCCGTTCTGTTAAAATCGATTTTCTTCCCTACAAAGACCTTCCTGACAAGTCATGTAGAGGAACAATGGGAGGATCTTGTCCTGTAACTATACTTATGACTGGTGACAAACAGCCCCTTGGTAAAG CTATATCCGCGAATATATTTGCTACATCTTTTGCGGTTAATTCCTCCGACCTCTTGCCTACTTTAGCTAATAATATCTTG ggtTCACCAATAGCAGCAGATAAAGACAATTACGCAGATCCAGGTCTTGCCCCAGGTCTCCCTATCTACAGTATCCAACCTCTGTGCAGTGCAAACTCTACATGGCCACTCTCTCTCGAAAAAATTCAGACAG AGGTGAAGTGTGTTCAAGGGTTGTGTCTCTGGAGAAATAACTCTGCATATTTCAATAATGAGCTTTTCAAGGGTAGTTATAGGGGAAACCCTGCTGGGATTACAAATGAGATCGCTGCAG CATATGATCTCATGAGTACGGATAAGAAAAACTTCAATGTGACCATCTGGTATAACTCTACCTACAAGGACGAGTTTTCAACTGGGCCTGTTAAGCTGGTCCGAGTTCCCTGA
- the LOC103847666 gene encoding ABC transporter A family member 12 isoform X2, which translates to MADPSLASFGTQANALLRKNLTYQRKHIWTNVRLILVPLFLCLIIQAIQHVLDALMKGVSDMTGDCKSNAELFGGICPIPNPPMLPAMLQIPQHELRSVKIDFLPYKDLPDKSCRGTMGGSCPVTILMTGDKQPLGKAISANIFATSFAVNSSDLLPTLANNILGSPIAADKDNYADPGLAPGLPIYSIQPLCSANSTWPLSLEKIQTEVKCVQGLCLWRNNSAYFNNELFKGSYRGNPAGITNEIAAAYDLMSTDKKNFNVTIWYNSTYKDEFSTGPVKLVRVP; encoded by the exons ATG GCTGATCCTAGTCTGGCAAGTTTTGGGACGCAGGCAAATGCGTTACTCAGGAAAAACTTAACGTACCAG AGGAAACACATATGGACAAATGTAAGGCTCATCTTAGTTCCACTCTTCCTCTGCTTAATTATCCAAGCGATTCAACACGTGCTCGATGCGCTGATGAAGGGAGTCTCTGATATGACTGGTGATTGTAAGAGTAACGCTGAATTATTTGGCGGTATTTGTCCCATCCCAAACCCTCCAATGTTGCCTGCCATGTTGCAGATTCCACAACATGAACTCCGTTCTGTTAAAATCGATTTTCTTCCCTACAAAGACCTTCCTGACAAGTCATGTAGAGGAACAATGGGAGGATCTTGTCCTGTAACTATACTTATGACTGGTGACAAACAGCCCCTTGGTAAAG CTATATCCGCGAATATATTTGCTACATCTTTTGCGGTTAATTCCTCCGACCTCTTGCCTACTTTAGCTAATAATATCTTG ggtTCACCAATAGCAGCAGATAAAGACAATTACGCAGATCCAGGTCTTGCCCCAGGTCTCCCTATCTACAGTATCCAACCTCTGTGCAGTGCAAACTCTACATGGCCACTCTCTCTCGAAAAAATTCAGACAG AGGTGAAGTGTGTTCAAGGGTTGTGTCTCTGGAGAAATAACTCTGCATATTTCAATAATGAGCTTTTCAAGGGTAGTTATAGGGGAAACCCTGCTGGGATTACAAATGAGATCGCTGCAG CATATGATCTCATGAGTACGGATAAGAAAAACTTCAATGTGACCATCTGGTATAACTCTACCTACAAGGACGAGTTTTCAACTGGGCCTGTTAAGCTGGTCCGAGTTCCCTGA